One genomic segment of Actinoplanes ianthinogenes includes these proteins:
- a CDS encoding translation initiation factor 2, producing MTSPTRGPDDDAYWQRPTPDAAPLARPSQDQPATPEPPPYPGPPRTDPPAAYWRPPTIATPPPPRHMPAQDMDAIDEAEGSARTVTYGVGLVAGAIALILLCLLCGRALL from the coding sequence GTGACCTCCCCCACCCGTGGCCCGGACGACGACGCGTACTGGCAGCGGCCCACGCCGGACGCCGCCCCGCTCGCCCGGCCATCCCAGGACCAGCCCGCCACCCCCGAGCCGCCGCCGTACCCGGGACCGCCGCGCACCGATCCGCCGGCGGCGTACTGGCGCCCGCCGACCATCGCCACGCCACCCCCGCCCCGGCACATGCCGGCCCAGGACATGGACGCGATCGACGAGGCCGAGGGTTCCGCGCGCACCGTGACGTACGGCGTGGGCCTGGTCGCCGGCGCGATAGCCCTGATCCTGTTGTGCCTGCTCTGCGGCCGCGCCCTGCTCTGA
- a CDS encoding GNAT family N-acetyltransferase, which yields MLGATPGWPAVLADGPVLLRPYKRGDARAWSEVRIANQAWLAPWESAPPGPWAEMNSIRAYSYVYRDMKRAARRGDSMPFAVCLREGGRERLVGHVNLGNIVRRAFASAYAGYWVDHRVAGRGVIPTALALAVDHAFGPGGLHRIEVNIRPENGPSRRVVEKLGFREEAYHQRYMHIDGGWRDHLGYAMTSEEVAAEGGLLSRWKRVRTTK from the coding sequence ATGCTCGGGGCGACCCCCGGCTGGCCCGCTGTGCTGGCGGACGGGCCGGTGTTGCTGCGGCCGTACAAGCGCGGTGACGCCCGGGCCTGGTCCGAGGTGCGGATCGCCAATCAGGCCTGGCTGGCGCCCTGGGAGTCGGCGCCGCCCGGTCCGTGGGCGGAGATGAACTCGATCCGCGCGTACTCGTACGTCTATCGCGACATGAAACGGGCCGCCCGGCGCGGGGACAGCATGCCGTTCGCGGTCTGCCTGCGGGAGGGCGGCCGGGAGCGCCTGGTCGGGCACGTCAACCTGGGGAACATCGTGCGGCGGGCGTTCGCCTCGGCGTACGCGGGTTACTGGGTGGACCATCGGGTGGCCGGTCGCGGGGTGATCCCGACCGCGCTCGCGCTCGCCGTCGATCACGCGTTCGGGCCGGGTGGCCTGCACCGGATCGAGGTCAACATCCGGCCGGAGAACGGGCCGAGCCGCCGGGTGGTGGAGAAGCTGGGGTTTCGCGAGGAGGCGTACCACCAGCGGTACATGCACATCGACGGGGGCTGGCGCGACCATCTGGGCTATGCGATGACCAGCGAGGAGGTGGCCGCCGAGGGCGGCCTGCTGTCCCGGTGGAAACGAGTTCGCACGACTAAATGA
- the glp gene encoding gephyrin-like molybdotransferase Glp translates to MTATADAEAAANELMPLAEYLGSVLRRLRALPPLDLDLTQAHGNVLAADVLAPHPFPAFDQAAIDGYAARWEDLAGAGRLGAHPAFGQFDSGPTRSVRLNVVGDLGAASWRPVRLTAGTCFSVAAGAPLPIGADVVVPVHWTDQGMAAVEILHAPKRGSGVRRAGEELAVGQVLATAGSYVTPPMVATFAAAGIGHVLVRPSPRVVVVATGDELVDVGRPSQPGQVVDANSHALTAAAVEAGALAYRIGICDDDPEGLRGLLEDQTLRADLIITTGGTGTGPGDMLRRVLSRPGTGRGTVEFTDVALCPGTALGFGTVGGEEVPVVCLPGEPGAALIGFEVLARPAIQLLAGAEPVFRPSVKAHLLETVSSPGGLREFRPAHVAERRGGGYTVQPLAGGPYTLSGLAEANGLLVLGERVTTAAAGSTVDVLLLDRRR, encoded by the coding sequence ATGACCGCTACGGCCGATGCCGAGGCGGCCGCCAACGAGCTGATGCCTCTCGCCGAGTACCTGGGCAGCGTGCTGCGCAGGCTACGGGCGCTGCCTCCGCTCGACCTCGACCTCACCCAGGCGCACGGGAACGTGCTCGCGGCCGACGTGCTCGCGCCGCACCCGTTCCCGGCGTTCGACCAGGCCGCGATCGACGGATACGCGGCCCGGTGGGAAGACCTGGCCGGCGCCGGGCGCCTCGGCGCGCACCCGGCGTTCGGTCAGTTCGACAGCGGCCCCACCCGCAGCGTCCGGCTGAACGTGGTCGGTGACCTGGGCGCGGCCAGCTGGCGGCCGGTCCGGCTGACGGCGGGCACCTGCTTCTCGGTCGCCGCCGGCGCGCCGCTGCCGATCGGCGCGGACGTGGTGGTCCCGGTGCACTGGACCGACCAGGGCATGGCCGCGGTGGAGATCCTGCACGCCCCGAAACGCGGTTCCGGGGTGCGGCGGGCCGGCGAGGAGCTGGCCGTCGGCCAGGTGCTCGCCACCGCCGGGTCGTATGTGACACCGCCGATGGTGGCGACCTTCGCGGCGGCCGGGATCGGGCACGTGCTGGTCCGGCCCAGTCCGCGGGTGGTGGTCGTGGCGACCGGGGACGAGCTGGTCGACGTGGGCCGGCCCAGCCAGCCGGGGCAGGTGGTGGACGCCAACTCGCACGCGTTGACCGCGGCGGCGGTGGAGGCGGGTGCTCTGGCGTACCGGATCGGCATCTGTGACGACGATCCGGAAGGGCTGCGCGGCCTGCTGGAGGACCAGACGCTGCGCGCCGACCTGATCATCACGACCGGTGGCACCGGGACCGGGCCCGGCGACATGCTGCGCCGGGTGCTGTCCCGGCCCGGCACCGGCCGGGGCACCGTCGAGTTCACCGACGTGGCGCTCTGCCCGGGCACCGCGCTCGGGTTCGGCACGGTCGGCGGCGAGGAGGTCCCGGTGGTCTGCCTGCCGGGTGAGCCGGGCGCCGCTCTGATCGGGTTCGAGGTGCTGGCCCGGCCGGCGATCCAGCTGCTCGCCGGGGCCGAGCCGGTGTTCCGGCCGAGCGTGAAGGCGCACCTGCTGGAGACGGTCTCGTCACCCGGTGGGCTCCGGGAGTTCCGCCCGGCACACGTCGCCGAGCGACGTGGTGGCGGTTACACTGTGCAGCCGCTCGCCGGTGGGCCGTACACTCTCTCCGGTTTGGCCGAGGCCAATGGACTGCTGGTGCTCGGTGAGCGGGTCACCACGGCGGCGGCCGGCTCGACCGTGGACGTGTTGCTGCTCGACCGGAGGCGATGA
- a CDS encoding bifunctional polysaccharide deacetylase/glycosyltransferase family 2 protein, with protein MLGTLVLGFFVAVLVVQAYINAEFTADHKETEVGDQDGVPLSIRGGGPIVNTTGGQETTSRLPDRTIALTFDDGPDPIWTPKVLQVLRENDAHGTFFVVGSQVARHPALTKDIVADGNELGLHTFTHANMQLLAPWRRRLELSQNQVAIAKATGVHTNLARFPYSSKTDAIDDTNWKIVKEAGQAGYLVVVNDLDSEDWQRPGIDQIIHNAMPAGESSAIILFHDAGGDRSQTVAALAKFIPLMKARGYRFTTVTEGLNLGIEEQSAAVKSGRAPESTSVIPALPLNPAAAPGDEWRGTALIWTVRLADGLVTVVAGLFVVVGVLTIGRTALLLLLAGRHARQRRRPDWRWGEPVTDPVSVIVPAYNEKEGIEAAVRSLAGGDYPEIEVVVVDDGSTDDTAEIAEGLRLPNVRVVRVPNGGKSNALNTGIALAKHDLIVTVDGDTVFERDSIQKLVQPFGDPAVGAVAGNVKVGNRGTLVSTWQHIEYVIGFNLDRRLYETLNCMPTVPGAIGAFRREALAQVGGISDETLAEDTDVTMALCRQGWRVVYEEHAKAWTEAPTTLEQLYRQRYRWSYGTMQAMWKHRRALFDKGPSGRFGRVGLPFLALFGVALPMLAPVVDIMLVYGLVFWELKETLIAWLGMLALQVFTALVAFRFDREPVKALWRLPLQQFAYRQLMYLVLIQSATTALTGGRLRWHKLNRAGLVTRSTPPPPPVSTTVAPAVDSWPPTVPDLPRQQQPIGRAVAPPTTPAVPSPAHRE; from the coding sequence ATGCTCGGCACGCTGGTGCTGGGCTTCTTCGTCGCCGTGCTGGTGGTGCAGGCTTACATCAACGCCGAGTTCACCGCCGACCACAAGGAGACCGAGGTCGGCGACCAGGACGGCGTGCCGCTGTCGATCCGCGGCGGGGGGCCGATCGTCAACACCACCGGTGGGCAGGAGACCACCAGCCGGCTGCCGGACCGCACCATCGCGCTGACCTTCGACGACGGCCCGGACCCGATCTGGACCCCGAAGGTCCTCCAGGTGCTCCGGGAGAACGACGCGCACGGCACGTTCTTCGTGGTCGGCTCCCAGGTGGCCCGCCATCCGGCGCTCACCAAGGACATCGTGGCCGACGGCAACGAGCTGGGCCTGCACACGTTCACCCACGCGAACATGCAGCTGCTCGCCCCGTGGCGGCGCCGCCTGGAGCTGTCCCAGAACCAGGTGGCCATCGCGAAGGCCACCGGCGTGCACACCAACCTGGCCCGGTTCCCGTACTCGTCGAAGACCGACGCGATCGACGACACCAACTGGAAGATCGTCAAGGAGGCCGGGCAGGCCGGCTACCTGGTCGTCGTCAACGACCTGGACAGCGAGGACTGGCAGCGGCCCGGCATCGACCAGATCATCCACAACGCGATGCCGGCCGGCGAGAGCTCGGCCATCATCCTGTTCCACGACGCCGGCGGCGACCGGTCGCAGACCGTCGCGGCGCTGGCCAAGTTCATCCCGCTGATGAAGGCTCGCGGTTACCGGTTCACCACCGTCACCGAGGGCCTGAACCTGGGCATCGAGGAGCAGTCCGCCGCGGTCAAGTCCGGACGGGCGCCGGAGAGCACCTCGGTCATCCCGGCCCTGCCGCTCAACCCGGCCGCCGCGCCCGGCGACGAGTGGCGCGGCACCGCGCTGATCTGGACCGTACGCCTGGCCGACGGCCTGGTCACCGTCGTCGCCGGCCTGTTCGTGGTGGTCGGCGTGCTGACCATCGGCCGGACCGCGCTGTTGCTGCTGCTGGCCGGCCGGCATGCCCGGCAGCGCCGGAGACCGGACTGGCGCTGGGGTGAGCCGGTCACCGACCCGGTGTCGGTGATCGTGCCCGCCTACAACGAGAAGGAGGGCATCGAGGCGGCCGTCCGGTCCCTGGCCGGCGGCGACTACCCGGAGATCGAGGTGGTGGTGGTCGACGACGGCTCCACCGACGACACCGCCGAGATCGCCGAGGGGCTGCGCCTGCCGAACGTCCGGGTGGTCCGGGTGCCCAACGGCGGCAAGTCCAACGCCCTCAACACCGGCATCGCGCTGGCCAAGCACGACCTGATCGTCACCGTCGACGGCGACACCGTCTTCGAGCGGGACTCGATCCAGAAGCTGGTGCAGCCGTTCGGTGACCCGGCGGTCGGGGCGGTGGCCGGCAACGTGAAGGTCGGCAACCGCGGCACCCTGGTCTCCACCTGGCAGCACATCGAGTACGTGATCGGCTTCAACCTGGACCGCCGGCTCTACGAGACGCTGAACTGCATGCCGACCGTGCCCGGGGCGATCGGCGCGTTCCGCCGCGAGGCGCTCGCCCAGGTCGGCGGGATCAGCGACGAGACCCTCGCCGAGGACACCGACGTCACCATGGCGCTGTGCCGGCAGGGCTGGCGGGTGGTCTACGAGGAGCACGCCAAGGCGTGGACCGAGGCGCCGACCACCCTGGAGCAGCTGTACCGCCAGCGGTACCGGTGGAGCTACGGGACCATGCAGGCGATGTGGAAGCACCGGCGGGCGCTGTTCGACAAGGGCCCGTCCGGGCGCTTCGGCCGGGTCGGCCTGCCGTTCCTCGCGCTGTTCGGGGTGGCGCTGCCGATGCTCGCCCCGGTCGTCGACATCATGCTGGTCTACGGCCTGGTCTTCTGGGAGCTGAAGGAGACCCTGATCGCCTGGCTCGGCATGCTGGCCCTGCAGGTGTTCACCGCGCTGGTCGCGTTCCGCTTCGACCGGGAGCCGGTCAAGGCGCTCTGGCGGTTGCCGCTCCAGCAGTTCGCGTACCGGCAGCTGATGTACCTGGTGCTGATCCAGTCGGCGACCACCGCGCTGACCGGCGGCCGGCTGCGCTGGCACAAGCTGAACCGGGCCGGGCTGGTCACCCGCTCGACGCCGCCACCGCCACCGGTGTCCACGACCGTGGCGCCGGCCGTGGACAGCTGGCCGCCCACCGTGCCGGATCTGCCCCGCCAGCAGCAGCCGATCGGGCGGGCGGTCGCCCCGCCCACCACCCCCGCGGTGCCCTCCCCGGCGCACCGCGAGTAG
- a CDS encoding GGDEF domain-containing protein: MTLRGRLTSAFLVVVLGPVLLGSIFVALTVAAVSRDRTNERLDHAVTTVRAAIGAICGQLQAAADAVAVVPAGSRSTVADQLVARGLAGDIRFAGAEIPEPAGLARRSQPAPQPAAPEAGGPWGPGPATTGTQAGWQDCAAPDERPATGPAATGPAATGPAATGPAAPGLTATGHVTTGLAASARAADVTVFAAEQVDAALLERLGTAAGVTVTLGAQDPDGAARRGLTPGPGQPLSLTLHAPPARPTFRYAILPLVVVLTALAAVLAARWLARSTTRPLGDLAWAADRVANGDLDTRVPIPRPDELGRLAGTFNRMTRELQSYVQALTASRDQLRRHLAILGDTLSSTHDLDRILPVILRTAMTATGARAGLVLLVDPADGTLAARCGAGLTGGWDLPPGELAQRRLPAGRGTLGAVAASGTPLRGVAGDGVDEPACESYLAVPICAPPSSDDTDPGPGTLGVLALYDRLGSPSFDDADLRTLRTFAGQAGVAVHNVRVHEEAQRLSLTDPLTGLWNYRYLREVLRREVERASRFGRMLTVLVLDLDHFKEVNDTYGHPAGDQVLGEFARRIRVGLREVDVAFRQGGEEFVVLLPETDAYGGVIVAERLGALVRDRPVHVDPRRPGLADRIPITVSIGIAVFPEHGANAQEVLDAADEALYAAKNAGRDTYRLAESVSSRVPEGNFDPAPAASGPQPPIRGSGR; encoded by the coding sequence GTGACATTACGTGGCCGGCTCACCAGCGCCTTCCTGGTGGTCGTGCTCGGTCCGGTCCTGCTCGGGTCCATCTTCGTCGCGCTGACCGTCGCCGCGGTCAGCCGGGACCGGACGAACGAGCGTCTCGATCATGCCGTGACGACCGTCCGGGCCGCGATCGGCGCGATCTGCGGGCAGTTGCAGGCAGCGGCCGACGCGGTCGCGGTGGTACCGGCCGGGTCCCGGTCCACGGTCGCCGATCAGCTGGTCGCCCGCGGCCTGGCCGGAGACATCCGGTTCGCCGGCGCGGAGATTCCCGAGCCGGCGGGGCTTGCCAGACGCTCGCAGCCCGCGCCGCAACCGGCCGCGCCGGAGGCCGGTGGGCCCTGGGGACCCGGGCCGGCGACGACGGGGACGCAGGCCGGATGGCAGGACTGCGCGGCGCCGGACGAGCGGCCCGCGACCGGGCCCGCCGCGACCGGGCCCGCCGCGACCGGGCCCGCCGCGACCGGGCCCGCCGCGCCCGGGCTCACGGCGACCGGGCACGTTACGACCGGGCTCGCCGCGAGTGCACGGGCCGCCGACGTCACGGTGTTCGCGGCGGAGCAGGTCGACGCGGCGCTGCTGGAGCGGCTCGGGACGGCGGCCGGGGTCACGGTGACGCTGGGGGCGCAGGATCCGGACGGTGCGGCGCGCCGGGGCCTGACGCCCGGACCGGGGCAGCCGCTGTCGCTGACGCTCCACGCGCCGCCGGCGCGACCCACCTTCCGGTACGCGATTCTGCCGCTCGTGGTCGTGCTCACCGCGCTCGCCGCGGTGCTGGCCGCCCGCTGGCTGGCGCGGTCCACCACCCGGCCGCTCGGCGACCTGGCCTGGGCCGCCGACCGGGTGGCGAACGGTGACCTGGACACCCGGGTGCCGATCCCGCGACCGGACGAGCTGGGCCGGCTGGCCGGGACCTTCAACCGGATGACCCGGGAGCTGCAGTCCTATGTGCAGGCGCTGACCGCCAGCCGCGACCAGCTGCGTCGGCACCTCGCGATCCTCGGCGACACGCTGTCCAGCACGCACGACCTGGACCGGATCCTGCCGGTGATCCTGCGCACCGCGATGACCGCGACCGGTGCCCGGGCCGGGCTGGTGCTGCTGGTCGATCCGGCCGACGGGACCCTGGCGGCCCGCTGCGGGGCCGGGCTGACCGGTGGATGGGATCTGCCGCCCGGCGAGCTGGCGCAGCGCCGGTTGCCGGCCGGGCGCGGGACGCTCGGCGCGGTGGCGGCGTCCGGCACCCCGTTGCGCGGCGTGGCCGGCGACGGCGTCGACGAACCGGCCTGTGAGTCGTATCTCGCGGTGCCGATCTGCGCGCCCCCTTCGAGTGACGACACCGATCCCGGTCCGGGCACGCTGGGCGTCCTGGCCCTCTACGACCGGCTCGGCAGCCCGTCGTTCGACGACGCCGACCTGCGCACTCTTCGTACCTTCGCCGGGCAGGCCGGTGTCGCGGTGCACAACGTGCGGGTGCACGAGGAGGCACAGCGGCTGTCGCTGACCGATCCGCTCACCGGATTGTGGAACTACCGTTATCTGCGCGAGGTGCTGCGCCGGGAGGTGGAGCGGGCCAGCCGGTTCGGCCGGATGCTCACCGTCCTGGTGCTCGACCTCGACCACTTCAAGGAGGTGAACGACACGTACGGGCACCCGGCGGGTGACCAGGTGCTGGGCGAGTTCGCCCGGCGGATCCGGGTCGGCCTGCGCGAGGTGGACGTGGCGTTCCGCCAGGGCGGGGAGGAGTTCGTGGTGCTGCTGCCGGAGACCGACGCGTACGGCGGGGTGATCGTCGCCGAGCGGCTCGGCGCCCTGGTCCGCGACCGGCCGGTGCACGTCGATCCGCGGCGCCCCGGCCTGGCCGACCGGATCCCGATCACCGTGTCGATCGGCATCGCGGTCTTCCCCGAGCACGGCGCCAACGCTCAAGAGGTGCTGGACGCCGCGGACGAGGCGCTGTACGCGGCGAAGAACGCCGGCCGTGACACGTACCGTCTCGCGGAGAGCGTTTCGTCCCGAGTACCTGAGGGGAATTTCGATCCGGCCCCGGCCGCCAGCGGGCCGCAGCCGCCGATTCGTGGTTCCGGCCGATAG
- a CDS encoding DUF2199 domain-containing protein, whose product MNTDEFACGTCGSTHSGPPLSFAAPAPDFWLPEMAQAEGCLLDSDLCVISGERFFIRGLIELPVWDTGDVFTYSMWVSLSRPNFTRAVDVWEQPGRENEPPYFGWLSNEIAGYTPTTLNLKTNVHTRPVGQPPYIELEPTGHPLAIEQRAGIFRSRVEEIASLHLHR is encoded by the coding sequence ATGAACACCGACGAGTTCGCGTGCGGCACCTGCGGCTCGACACACAGCGGCCCGCCGCTGAGCTTCGCCGCGCCGGCCCCGGACTTCTGGTTGCCGGAGATGGCCCAGGCCGAGGGCTGCCTCCTCGACTCCGACCTGTGCGTGATCAGCGGCGAGCGGTTCTTCATCCGCGGCCTGATCGAACTCCCGGTCTGGGACACCGGCGACGTCTTCACCTACAGCATGTGGGTGTCCCTGAGCCGCCCCAACTTCACCCGAGCCGTCGACGTCTGGGAACAGCCGGGCCGCGAGAACGAGCCGCCCTACTTCGGCTGGCTCTCCAACGAGATCGCCGGCTACACCCCCACCACCCTCAACCTCAAGACCAACGTCCACACCCGCCCGGTCGGCCAGCCCCCGTACATCGAGCTGGAGCCCACCGGCCACCCACTGGCCATCGAACAGCGAGCCGGCATCTTCCGCTCCCGGGTAGAAGAAATAGCCAGCCTCCACTTACACCGCTAA
- a CDS encoding GAF domain-containing sensor histidine kinase produces the protein MKAPLPDNEIERLAALYSLDILDSPPEKDFDDIVALAAGVCETPLSMVSLVDADRQWAKASTEPDLVETPRDLSFCAHAILGRDLLVVPDATQDPRFADNPAVTATDGTRFYAGAPLMTTDGFALGTLCVMDTEPRRLAMEQQQALRALARQVTAQLELRRYAYALANTTARLQELERRKDDLAGLVGGELRSSLRLMSTYLENLGDTGYHDFELADLVGRATAAHVRGFRELIDHLTQMADAGLGGDSLHMRQCDLTRVTQRAVEAVRPIAASKHIWILNQAGGPSLPIIADPVRLEQVLTHLLFAAVKYTPEGGRVRVGTEMESGPTVRLDDMDLPDGMRPDLFPHLYYGAIANPADVPGPDRGLAVAKRILDAHHATVALSDRPGDGTSLHVVFPYADLTPDELIRDLAVA, from the coding sequence ATGAAAGCACCCCTGCCCGACAACGAGATCGAGCGGCTGGCCGCGCTCTACTCGCTCGACATCCTGGACAGCCCACCGGAGAAGGACTTCGACGACATCGTCGCGCTGGCCGCCGGGGTCTGTGAGACGCCGTTGTCCATGGTCAGCCTGGTCGACGCGGACCGGCAGTGGGCGAAGGCGAGCACCGAGCCCGACCTGGTGGAGACACCGCGGGACCTGTCCTTCTGCGCACACGCGATCCTCGGCCGGGACCTGCTGGTGGTGCCGGACGCGACCCAGGACCCGCGGTTCGCCGACAACCCGGCGGTGACCGCCACCGACGGCACCCGGTTCTACGCCGGGGCGCCGCTGATGACCACCGACGGGTTCGCGCTCGGCACCCTCTGCGTGATGGACACCGAGCCGCGCCGGCTGGCGATGGAGCAGCAGCAGGCGCTGCGGGCGCTGGCCCGGCAGGTGACCGCGCAGCTGGAGTTGCGGCGGTACGCCTACGCCCTGGCCAACACCACGGCCCGGCTCCAGGAGCTGGAGCGCCGCAAGGACGACCTGGCCGGCCTGGTCGGCGGGGAGCTGCGGTCGTCACTGCGGCTGATGTCGACGTACCTGGAGAACCTCGGCGACACCGGCTACCACGACTTCGAGCTGGCCGACCTGGTCGGGCGGGCCACCGCCGCGCACGTGCGCGGCTTCCGCGAGCTGATCGACCACCTGACCCAGATGGCCGACGCCGGGCTGGGCGGGGACAGCCTGCACATGCGGCAGTGCGACCTGACCCGGGTGACGCAGCGCGCGGTCGAGGCGGTCCGGCCGATCGCGGCCAGCAAGCACATCTGGATCCTGAACCAGGCCGGCGGCCCGTCGCTGCCGATCATCGCCGACCCGGTACGCCTCGAACAGGTGCTCACCCACCTGCTGTTCGCCGCGGTGAAGTACACGCCGGAGGGCGGCCGGGTCCGGGTCGGCACCGAGATGGAGTCCGGCCCGACCGTCCGGCTCGACGACATGGACCTGCCCGACGGGATGCGCCCGGACCTGTTCCCGCACCTGTATTACGGGGCGATCGCGAACCCGGCGGACGTGCCCGGCCCGGACCGCGGGCTGGCGGTGGCGAAACGGATCCTGGACGCCCACCACGCGACCGTGGCGCTCTCCGACCGGCCCGGGGACGGAACGTCGCTGCACGTGGTGTTCCCCTACGCGGACCTGACGCCCGACGAGCTGATCCGGGATCTCGCCGTGGCGTGA
- a CDS encoding FmdB family zinc ribbon protein — protein MPTYQYACTECGEQLEAVQSFSDPALTECPNCHGKLRKVFNSVGIVFKGSGFYRNDSRSGSVSAEKSSGNGDSTAKKPESTPAAPAAASSATTSSTPAASSSSSSSGAKAAAAS, from the coding sequence GTGCCTACCTACCAGTACGCCTGCACCGAGTGCGGCGAGCAGCTCGAAGCCGTGCAGTCTTTCTCCGACCCGGCACTCACCGAGTGCCCGAACTGCCACGGCAAGCTCCGTAAGGTGTTCAACTCGGTCGGCATCGTGTTCAAGGGCTCCGGTTTCTACCGCAACGACTCCCGCTCCGGCAGCGTGAGCGCCGAGAAGTCGAGCGGCAACGGCGACTCGACCGCCAAGAAGCCGGAGAGCACCCCCGCGGCGCCCGCGGCCGCCTCGTCCGCCACCACGAGCAGCACCCCGGCGGCGAGCAGCAGCAGTTCCTCCTCCGGAGCGAAGGCCGCCGCCGCTTCCTGA
- a CDS encoding UTP--glucose-1-phosphate uridylyltransferase yields MTTNAQGSGKRAVKAVIPAAGLATRFLPATKAVPKELLPVVDRPVLQYIVEEAAAAGITDVLLVTGRGKTSMVDHFDRRPDVEQRLEEKGDTERLAAVRRTSELADIYTCRQGEPLGLGHAVGTAASHVGDNPFAVLLGDEFVEEGSSLLPDMLDLQARTGGIVLAFIEVTPEETSRYGIASVRESDLGEGVVEVTGLVEKPSPSEAPSNLAVVGRYVLPGKIFDAIAETKPGSGGEIQLTDAMAALLESGTPVHGIVYRGIRYDTGQPLGYLQTVVQLAAQRPDLGEEFRAWLAEFVGGQKG; encoded by the coding sequence ATGACAACGAACGCGCAAGGGTCCGGCAAGCGCGCGGTCAAAGCGGTGATCCCGGCGGCCGGCCTGGCAACGCGTTTCCTGCCGGCCACCAAGGCGGTCCCGAAAGAGCTCCTTCCGGTCGTCGACCGGCCGGTGTTGCAGTACATCGTGGAGGAGGCGGCCGCCGCCGGGATCACCGATGTGCTGCTGGTCACCGGGCGGGGCAAGACCTCGATGGTCGATCACTTCGACCGTCGTCCCGACGTCGAGCAGCGGCTGGAGGAGAAGGGGGACACCGAGCGGCTCGCCGCGGTCCGCCGGACCAGTGAGCTCGCCGACATCTACACCTGCCGGCAGGGTGAGCCACTCGGGCTCGGCCACGCGGTCGGCACCGCCGCCTCGCACGTCGGCGACAACCCGTTCGCGGTGCTGCTCGGCGACGAGTTCGTCGAGGAGGGCAGCTCGCTGCTGCCGGACATGCTCGACCTGCAGGCCCGCACCGGCGGCATCGTGCTCGCCTTCATCGAGGTCACGCCGGAGGAGACGTCCCGCTACGGGATCGCCTCGGTGCGCGAGTCCGACCTGGGCGAGGGCGTCGTCGAGGTGACCGGCCTGGTGGAGAAGCCGTCGCCGAGCGAGGCGCCGAGCAACCTGGCCGTGGTCGGGCGCTACGTGCTGCCCGGCAAGATCTTCGACGCGATCGCCGAGACCAAGCCGGGCAGCGGCGGCGAGATCCAGCTGACCGACGCGATGGCGGCGCTGCTGGAGTCGGGCACCCCGGTGCACGGCATCGTCTACCGCGGGATCCGGTACGACACCGGCCAGCCGCTCGGTTACCTGCAGACCGTCGTCCAGCTCGCCGCCCAGCGGCCCGACCTGGGCGAGGAGTTCCGGGCCTGGCTCGCCGAATTCGTCGGTGGTCAGAAGGGATGA
- a CDS encoding 5-formyltetrahydrofolate cyclo-ligase: protein MSDLTVDAEKSPQNKITLRAQLLTARRSLTVADRATSAAQLQDQTLLFVRRTAPKTIAAYVPSPSEPGGPSLPDVLLAALPPGGRLLLPVLLPDNDLDWAAYTGTLAPAARGLQEPPGPRLGVTAHRTADLILVPALAVSRDGLRLGRGGGSYDRALSRLPHDNPAPALPRLPHGTPDGQALPGFPHGASGDPVLPGLPHGTPGDPALPRLPDTERDNPDLARSRHPGPLVVALLYDHEALDQVPAEPHDRPVHGILTPSGFFPRPA from the coding sequence ATGTCGGATTTAACCGTTGACGCGGAAAAATCACCCCAAAACAAGATCACGCTACGCGCTCAGCTGCTCACCGCCCGTAGATCACTTACGGTCGCCGACCGAGCCACGTCCGCCGCCCAACTTCAAGATCAAACCCTGCTTTTCGTACGCCGGACCGCCCCGAAAACCATCGCCGCCTACGTCCCGTCCCCCTCCGAGCCCGGCGGCCCCTCCCTGCCCGACGTCCTCCTCGCCGCGCTCCCCCCTGGCGGTCGCCTCCTCTTGCCGGTCCTGCTCCCCGACAACGACCTCGACTGGGCGGCATACACCGGTACCCTCGCCCCCGCAGCCCGCGGCCTCCAGGAACCCCCCGGCCCCCGCCTGGGCGTCACCGCCCACCGCACCGCCGACCTGATCCTGGTCCCCGCCCTGGCCGTGTCCCGCGACGGCCTGCGCCTGGGCCGAGGCGGCGGCTCCTACGACCGAGCCCTCTCCCGCCTCCCCCACGACAACCCCGCCCCGGCCCTGCCCCGCCTCCCGCACGGCACCCCCGACGGCCAGGCTCTGCCCGGATTCCCCCACGGCGCCTCCGGCGACCCGGTTCTGCCTGGCCTCCCGCACGGCACCCCCGGCGACCCGGCCCTGCCCCGCCTCCCGGACACCGAACGCGACAACCCGGACTTGGCCCGATCGCGTCATCCCGGCCCGCTCGTCGTAGCCCTGCTTTACGACCACGAAGCCCTCGACCAGGTTCCCGCCGAGCCTCACGACCGCCCGGTCCACGGCATCCTCACCCCGTCCGGCTTCTTCCCCCGCCCGGCGTGA